GCGCCTCGGCTCTTCAGTCGCGGAAGCTCGTCCCGTGCGAGCGGGCAAACTCGAAGTACGCGTCCCTCAGGCGGCGCGTCACCGGCCCCGGTCGCCCGTCGCCGACCGGGCGCCCGTCGACGGTGGTGACCGGCACCACCTCGGCCGCCGTCCCGGTGAGGAAGCACTCGTCGGCGGTGTAGACGTCGTAGCGGGTGAAGACGGCCTCGCGCGCCTCGATGCCCAGCTCGCGTGCCAGGTCCAGCACGGTCGCGCGGGTGATGCCCTCCAGGATGCCCAGGTAGGCCGGCGGCGTCAGAACGGTGCCGCCCCGTACGATGAAGACGTTGTCGCCGGTTCCCTCGCAGACGTATCCTTCCCGGTTGAGCATCAGGATCTCGTGGGCGCCCGCCAGATTGGCCTCCAGCTTGGCCATGATGCTGTTCAGGTAGTTGAGGCTCTTGACGCGGGCGTCCAGCGCGTCCACGGAGGTCCTGCGGGTGGCGGCCGTCACCGCGGTCAGTCCCTGCTCCAGGAGGCTCTCCGGGAAGAGCGCGATCCGGTCGACGATGACGACGACGGTCGGCCGCGGGCACTTGCGCGGGTCGAGGCCCAGGTCGCCCGCCCCGCGGCTGACCACCAGCCGGATGTAGCCGTCGTCCAGCTCGTTCCTGCGGCATGTCTCCAGGACGACGCGGCTCATCTCGTCGGG
This is a stretch of genomic DNA from Bacillota bacterium. It encodes these proteins:
- the ilvE gene encoding branched-chain-amino-acid transaminase, producing the protein MGQVIYLDGHFVPVEQAKVSVYDHGFLYGDGIFEGIRMYGGRVFKLEEHIRRLYHSARVIDLEIPLPPDEMSRVVLETCRRNELDDGYIRLVVSRGAGDLGLDPRKCPRPTVVVIVDRIALFPESLLEQGLTAVTAATRRTSVDALDARVKSLNYLNSIMAKLEANLAGAHEILMLNREGYVCEGTGDNVFIVRGGTVLTPPAYLGILEGITRATVLDLARELGIEAREAVFTRYDVYTADECFLTGTAAEVVPVTTVDGRPVGDGRPGPVTRRLRDAYFEFARSHGTSFRD